The following are encoded in a window of Dehalococcoidia bacterium genomic DNA:
- a CDS encoding glycosidase — MVLSLSQNHIGERIAALNPRLQLRTCRARDASFDDVDNRFKEVMQRPLSQAAEIGEADIVVGIPFHSESDTISSVLDTIRDGLRKFYPDRKCVIVAAGSPAGGEALKLIDESYDDKIDQIAFLLDDERINGKGWSLRAIMEVTRALEADLVILEADLRSRTTNGEVEGLAPDWISLLHEPVRRGKADLVVSRFNQHYANAPVSALLFYPLVTAIYNRPLHLWAGVQWGISNRLIRTYLQTPRHQLSPMVLGYGVDVWLLTKALTSGDMICEANLGIKLHHQSSLAKRSLVLRQACEVMFEQIVADRDWWEEIELKRESCLPQPLLTYGTRKTHQPDEVQLVPEQLGMRYKQGYYIFHSLYERVLPQEAYQQLEGLVKFENAHIDFPTELWVQTVYHLLLAYAFSKDFAMDDVLNSLIPLHNGFMCGFVRKTQLLRDKLTNLPPEEADYLASLESDRRLTELLEEFLRQKPDFMSRWVERAEALKSPVPQITYREFIPGVPLIVPTELITPEGHTVRANEIYDAIFARQKEGFEHFVYERLQVPREAGSAEIAQAIKDFLHVGEEMVLRSSDLSTVEGTERMVRAIFDSFPQGEGFSLIPEMALWFLKQYPPSNLFTRMGYAGLEEMLQDYDSLDILALTSWSEEKEYDESLRKLIRETIRPEHFASCPIKPVVVDHVNFPSLVEMKDSSALDKLCSRVVVSNLRKGMGGEFPKGRYFTTVTKNIVEAERFGKIWKRFASERKAFGQKVNASLEGHWGREPLSAHSIFEDGTQRILARQLKERAERVEASADGDEAHLKLAEILRDIADSYHLALTLPDGTFVTCSMWSWASYSFKGGKGLPPPLSLHVERDWTSREFLLEYYKAAGGTEEEVEEKIIELMEQGREWEDMASILLGTEKGAEQIVCRETITPWSKQPLAGNMTRFAGNPVLEPIKEHPWESKYVLNAGMIRLDGKVYMVYRAFGDDEVSRLGLATSEDGFHFTERLEKPIFEPKRRSEKKGCEDPRLILMDGRIYMSYTAYDGIVAQIALASIGADDFTNYRWKKWHRHGLVFPGFNDKDAALFPETFNGKYAMLHRVDPHIWVTFSNHLRCPWPRKEHKILAGSTYGMMWDGKKIGAGAQPIKTKYGWLLITHGVDFAHFYRLGVMLLDLENPSKLIYRSPNFVLEPQEACEIGKEGQHWVPNVVFTCGALPKEHHGKEMLDADDELIVYYGAADTLMNIATATVGTLIPEEVRKGSSAT, encoded by the coding sequence GTGGGGATTCCCTTTCATAGTGAATCTGACACCATTTCCTCTGTGCTGGATACGATAAGGGATGGTTTGAGAAAATTCTACCCGGATCGCAAATGTGTTATCGTAGCCGCCGGCTCTCCGGCAGGCGGCGAAGCCCTCAAATTGATCGATGAGTCATATGACGACAAGATCGATCAAATCGCTTTCTTGCTGGATGATGAACGAATAAACGGAAAGGGCTGGAGCTTGCGGGCGATCATGGAGGTGACGCGAGCCCTCGAGGCAGACCTGGTGATTCTGGAGGCAGACCTCAGAAGTCGAACCACAAATGGGGAAGTTGAGGGATTGGCTCCGGATTGGATCAGCCTCCTTCACGAACCTGTTCGGAGAGGTAAAGCGGATCTCGTTGTCTCACGATTCAACCAGCATTATGCTAACGCCCCTGTTTCCGCTCTGCTGTTTTATCCTCTGGTTACCGCGATTTACAATCGCCCGCTTCATCTCTGGGCAGGTGTGCAGTGGGGTATTTCCAACCGTTTGATCCGAACCTACCTTCAGACGCCTCGCCACCAGTTGAGCCCTATGGTTCTTGGATATGGTGTCGATGTCTGGCTGCTTACCAAGGCTCTCACCAGTGGCGACATGATCTGTGAAGCTAACCTGGGAATAAAGCTGCATCATCAGTCATCACTGGCAAAGAGATCGCTTGTATTGAGACAAGCATGTGAGGTGATGTTCGAACAGATTGTGGCGGACAGAGATTGGTGGGAAGAGATAGAGTTGAAGCGCGAGTCATGCCTGCCACAGCCATTGCTGACTTATGGAACTAGGAAAACGCATCAACCTGATGAGGTGCAGCTGGTTCCTGAACAGTTGGGGATGAGATATAAACAGGGTTATTACATTTTTCACTCTCTTTATGAGAGGGTTCTCCCTCAGGAGGCTTATCAGCAATTGGAAGGGCTGGTTAAGTTTGAAAACGCCCATATTGATTTCCCCACCGAACTGTGGGTACAAACCGTTTACCATTTGTTGCTCGCCTATGCGTTCAGCAAGGATTTTGCCATGGATGACGTGCTGAATTCACTCATTCCGTTGCATAATGGTTTCATGTGTGGCTTTGTTCGGAAAACGCAGTTACTAAGAGATAAACTGACGAACTTACCTCCCGAAGAAGCGGATTATCTGGCATCACTGGAGAGTGATCGAAGGCTCACGGAATTGTTGGAAGAATTTCTCCGCCAGAAGCCGGATTTCATGTCCAGATGGGTGGAGCGGGCGGAAGCGCTTAAGTCGCCAGTGCCTCAGATCACTTATCGGGAATTCATACCCGGGGTGCCGCTCATCGTGCCGACGGAATTGATCACTCCGGAGGGCCACACAGTCCGCGCCAATGAAATATATGATGCCATATTCGCCCGGCAAAAAGAGGGGTTTGAGCATTTTGTCTATGAGCGCCTGCAAGTTCCTCGAGAAGCTGGCTCTGCGGAGATCGCTCAAGCGATAAAGGACTTTTTGCACGTGGGTGAAGAAATGGTATTACGTTCCAGCGATTTATCTACAGTCGAGGGGACGGAAAGAATGGTGAGGGCCATATTCGATAGCTTTCCGCAGGGAGAGGGATTCTCTTTGATTCCTGAGATGGCTCTTTGGTTTCTGAAGCAGTATCCCCCCTCCAATCTCTTTACGAGGATGGGCTATGCCGGCCTTGAAGAGATGCTCCAGGATTATGATTCCCTGGATATTCTGGCTCTGACCAGCTGGTCTGAGGAGAAGGAGTATGACGAGAGCCTGCGGAAACTGATCAGGGAAACCATTCGCCCGGAACATTTTGCTTCCTGTCCCATAAAGCCTGTGGTGGTGGACCATGTCAATTTTCCTTCGCTGGTGGAGATGAAAGATTCATCAGCCCTTGATAAACTCTGCTCCCGAGTAGTAGTGAGCAACCTCCGTAAAGGCATGGGGGGAGAGTTCCCCAAAGGGCGTTATTTCACCACCGTCACCAAGAATATTGTGGAAGCCGAAAGGTTCGGTAAGATATGGAAAAGATTTGCCAGTGAGAGGAAGGCTTTTGGCCAAAAGGTCAATGCCTCACTGGAGGGCCACTGGGGAAGGGAACCTCTATCGGCGCACAGTATTTTTGAGGATGGGACTCAGCGGATATTGGCCAGGCAATTGAAGGAGAGGGCAGAAAGGGTTGAGGCGTCTGCTGACGGGGATGAGGCTCACTTAAAATTAGCTGAAATTCTCCGCGATATCGCCGATTCCTATCATCTGGCGCTTACCCTTCCCGATGGAACCTTTGTCACCTGCTCTATGTGGTCCTGGGCCAGCTATAGCTTTAAGGGTGGAAAGGGCTTGCCGCCGCCCCTCTCGCTGCATGTGGAGAGAGACTGGACTTCAAGAGAGTTCCTTTTAGAGTACTATAAGGCTGCGGGTGGGACTGAGGAGGAGGTGGAGGAGAAAATTATCGAGCTTATGGAGCAGGGCAGGGAATGGGAAGATATGGCCTCCATTCTGCTGGGAACGGAGAAAGGGGCGGAACAGATTGTCTGCAGGGAGACGATTACTCCCTGGTCAAAGCAACCCCTGGCTGGCAATATGACTCGGTTTGCCGGTAACCCTGTCCTCGAGCCGATTAAGGAACATCCGTGGGAATCAAAATATGTGTTGAACGCGGGCATGATAAGGCTGGATGGCAAGGTGTACATGGTCTATCGGGCGTTCGGGGATGACGAGGTCTCTCGGCTGGGGTTGGCCACAAGCGAAGACGGGTTCCATTTCACAGAGCGACTGGAGAAGCCTATATTCGAGCCAAAGCGCCGTAGTGAAAAGAAAGGGTGTGAAGACCCTCGGCTGATTTTGATGGACGGTCGTATTTACATGAGTTATACCGCTTATGATGGCATCGTGGCCCAAATCGCTCTGGCTTCCATAGGAGCAGACGATTTTACGAATTACCGGTGGAAGAAGTGGCACCGGCATGGACTGGTCTTCCCCGGCTTTAACGATAAGGATGCCGCGCTGTTCCCTGAAACGTTCAATGGGAAGTATGCCATGCTGCATCGCGTCGATCCTCATATCTGGGTGACCTTCTCCAACCATCTGCGCTGTCCCTGGCCCAGAAAAGAGCACAAGATTCTGGCCGGGTCAACTTACGGAATGATGTGGGATGGGAAGAAGATCGGTGCTGGGGCTCAACCGATCAAGACCAAGTACGGATGGTTACTCATTACCCACGGCGTTGATTTTGCGCATTTTTATCGGCTGGGAGTGATGCTCCTGGATCTGGAAAACCCGTCCAAACTGATTTATCGCTCCCCGAATTTTGTCCTAGAACCGCAGGAGGCGTGTGAGATTGGAAAGGAAGGACAGCATTGGGTGCCCAATGTTGTCTTCACCTGCGGAGCTCTTCCCAAAGAACATCACGGAAAAGAAATGCTCGATGCAGATGATGAACTCATTGTTTACTACGGGGCCGCTGACACCCTGATGAACATTGCCACTGCAACGGTAGGAACGCTTATCCCGGAGGAGGTTCGTAAAGGGAGTTCAGCCACATAG